A portion of the Adhaeribacter radiodurans genome contains these proteins:
- a CDS encoding glycoside hydrolase 5 family protein, translating into MIEAVKFWNEPNNKSHWDPILDPEWRIYAEMVKMAAEAVKAENPGILRVLGGISPIDPFFIQRLTNYGALENLDAVAVHGFPLDWNLWQIHEWPAKIAEIEAVTPLPVWVTEVGISSFGAEEVQEFGLQRTAELLMGRVARAHWYSLYDLPRTWEATTRHREAEGSSYYRHFHMGLLREDGSPKLSLKHFSDYTPEFGICQWFHFEDPRLDDAINWLRKLGVKRLRTGLSWADWLRPNAEVWFDHVMKKLEEFDLTVTFCFTPESKGIQPHHTSPPQNIEEFADFCVTMMRRYA; encoded by the coding sequence ATGATTGAAGCCGTTAAATTCTGGAACGAACCAAACAACAAATCACACTGGGACCCTATTTTGGATCCTGAATGGCGCATTTACGCAGAAATGGTAAAAATGGCTGCGGAAGCAGTTAAAGCCGAAAACCCGGGCATTTTACGCGTATTAGGGGGGATTTCTCCCATTGACCCTTTTTTTATTCAAAGATTAACGAATTACGGTGCCCTCGAAAATCTGGATGCCGTAGCTGTACACGGTTTTCCACTCGACTGGAACCTTTGGCAGATTCACGAATGGCCCGCCAAAATTGCCGAAATTGAAGCTGTTACTCCTTTGCCCGTTTGGGTTACCGAAGTAGGTATTTCGAGTTTTGGAGCAGAAGAAGTACAGGAGTTTGGACTTCAGCGGACGGCTGAATTATTAATGGGGCGCGTAGCGCGTGCGCATTGGTACAGCTTATACGATTTACCACGAACCTGGGAAGCCACCACCCGTCACCGTGAAGCCGAAGGTTCGTCCTATTACCGTCATTTTCACATGGGCCTTTTACGCGAAGATGGATCGCCGAAGCTCTCCTTAAAACATTTCTCGGATTATACTCCCGAATTTGGTATTTGTCAATGGTTTCATTTTGAAGATCCCCGATTAGATGATGCTATTAACTGGCTGCGTAAGTTAGGCGTAAAACGTTTACGGACGGGGTTAAGCTGGGCCGACTGGTTACGCCCTAACGCGGAAGTTTGGTTTGACCATGTAATGAAAAAACTGGAAGAGTTTGATTTAACGGTTACCTTTTGCTTTACTCCCGAATCTAAAGGAATTCAGCCGCACCATACCAGTCCGCCTCAAAACATAGAAGAGTTTGCCGATTTCTGCGTTACCATGATGCGCCGTTACGCTTAG
- a CDS encoding glycosyltransferase family 9 protein, producing the protein MSQKVQEATPDLWMYHMKRGNFDEAWKKSDQDLKSRAGQPCWHWPRHFQYIWDGTPLAGKRVLVRCYHGLGDTIQFIRYMPLVKEIAKEVIVWAQAPLIPLLKTVTGIDQLLPLHDGTPEADYDVDVEIMELPHIFRTTLATIPSRIPYLHTEPLPLPSENGLPKVGLVWKAGDWDERRSLPFSFLKPLAGLKNIQFYILQADAPANGWDGTLGVYLGNFSLEDYARVIRGLDLVITVDSMPAHLAGTLGVPVWTLLHAEADWRWMENREDSPWYPTMQLFRQTQPGDCAGVIQRIKEELRKFSK; encoded by the coding sequence ATGAGTCAGAAAGTTCAGGAAGCAACCCCCGATTTGTGGATGTATCACATGAAACGGGGAAACTTTGACGAAGCCTGGAAAAAAAGTGATCAAGATTTGAAATCCCGCGCGGGGCAGCCTTGTTGGCATTGGCCCCGGCACTTTCAATATATCTGGGATGGTACCCCTCTTGCGGGCAAGCGCGTATTGGTGCGATGCTACCATGGCTTAGGGGATACTATTCAGTTTATCCGGTACATGCCACTAGTAAAAGAAATAGCTAAGGAGGTGATCGTTTGGGCGCAAGCACCCTTAATTCCGCTTTTGAAAACCGTAACCGGCATTGATCAACTGCTACCGTTACACGATGGTACTCCCGAAGCCGACTACGATGTAGATGTGGAAATTATGGAATTACCCCATATCTTCCGTACAACCCTAGCCACAATTCCTTCCCGAATACCTTACTTGCACACGGAGCCGCTACCTCTACCATCAGAAAACGGATTACCCAAAGTTGGTCTTGTTTGGAAAGCAGGCGATTGGGACGAACGCCGGTCATTACCATTTTCTTTTCTAAAACCTTTAGCCGGGTTAAAAAATATTCAGTTTTATATTCTTCAGGCCGATGCTCCCGCTAATGGTTGGGATGGAACCTTAGGCGTGTACCTCGGCAATTTTAGTTTAGAGGATTATGCGCGGGTTATCCGGGGTTTAGATCTTGTAATAACCGTTGATTCTATGCCGGCGCATTTAGCAGGAACCTTAGGAGTCCCCGTATGGACCTTACTGCACGCTGAAGCCGACTGGCGATGGATGGAAAACCGGGAAGATAGTCCCTGGTATCCAACGATGCAATTATTCCGGCAAACACAACCGGGAGATTGTGCAGGAGTTATACAAAGGATAAAAGAGGAGCTAAGAAAATTTAGTAAGTGA
- a CDS encoding Coenzyme F420 hydrogenase/dehydrogenase, beta subunit C-terminal domain, translating to MSKLLSPKDIVRSGLCIGCGSCVAQANKPDAQMSFDDYGQLKPKGSPAWFNQSSLSFTQTCPFSPGARNEDYLANNLYPTASQQDGAIGRFQSAYVGHVGEEDFRLQGSSGGMVTWVATELMRKGLIDGVAHVIATEDPQADGRYFKYRIARTEAEVRAGAKSRYYPIELSEILKTIREVPGHYAVVGIPCFIKAVQLLRREDPIFRERIRFTLGLFCGHMKSARFVESFAWQMQVPANQIEKVEYRHKDPNRPANWYNARLTLRDGQVVNRDWWHLADGDWGAGFYMNSACNYCDDVVAETADVAFGDAWVEPYSSDGKGTNVVVVRSPLVQNLMENAIEEGRLDLKSVDAAFVQQTQAAGFRQRREGLAYRLTWNKRGVRPRKRVAPDATSPSRHRKFIYRMRFYISAWSNRVFKIARQIQKPQLYYSWARLAAAVYHGLAYHQGKFAEMRKRYSELKA from the coding sequence ATGAGTAAGCTGCTAAGCCCGAAAGATATTGTGCGCTCTGGTTTGTGTATTGGTTGCGGAAGCTGTGTAGCTCAAGCAAATAAGCCCGATGCACAAATGAGTTTTGATGATTACGGCCAATTAAAACCAAAAGGCTCTCCGGCCTGGTTTAATCAATCTTCTTTAAGTTTTACCCAGACTTGTCCGTTCTCGCCGGGAGCGCGTAACGAAGATTATCTGGCCAATAACCTTTACCCAACTGCTTCCCAGCAAGATGGGGCAATTGGTCGGTTTCAATCTGCTTACGTGGGCCACGTTGGGGAAGAAGATTTTCGATTACAGGGTAGTTCGGGTGGTATGGTAACCTGGGTAGCCACCGAATTAATGCGAAAAGGATTAATTGACGGAGTAGCCCACGTAATAGCCACTGAAGACCCGCAAGCTGATGGACGTTATTTTAAATACCGCATTGCCCGCACCGAAGCTGAAGTACGCGCGGGCGCTAAATCAAGGTATTACCCCATTGAGTTATCTGAAATATTAAAAACCATTCGCGAAGTCCCTGGTCATTACGCGGTGGTAGGTATTCCATGTTTTATTAAAGCCGTGCAACTTTTGCGCCGCGAAGATCCTATTTTCCGGGAACGTATCCGGTTTACGCTTGGGTTGTTTTGCGGCCACATGAAGAGCGCCCGTTTTGTGGAAAGTTTTGCCTGGCAAATGCAGGTGCCCGCTAACCAAATAGAAAAAGTAGAATATCGCCATAAAGACCCAAACCGGCCGGCCAATTGGTACAATGCCCGCCTTACTTTACGCGATGGGCAAGTAGTTAACCGCGATTGGTGGCATTTAGCTGACGGCGATTGGGGAGCAGGCTTTTATATGAACTCGGCTTGTAACTATTGCGACGATGTAGTAGCTGAAACGGCCGATGTAGCCTTTGGCGATGCTTGGGTAGAACCTTATTCTTCGGATGGGAAAGGAACGAACGTAGTAGTGGTACGATCTCCGTTGGTGCAGAATTTAATGGAAAATGCTATTGAGGAGGGGCGATTAGATTTAAAATCCGTAGATGCTGCTTTTGTGCAACAAACGCAAGCGGCCGGTTTCCGCCAGCGCCGCGAAGGGTTAGCTTACCGGCTCACCTGGAATAAGCGAGGTGTGCGGCCGCGTAAGCGGGTAGCGCCCGATGCTACTTCGCCTTCCCGGCACCGGAAGTTTATCTACCGGATGCGCTTTTACATTTCGGCTTGGAGTAATCGGGTATTTAAAATTGCCCGTCAGATTCAAAAACCACAGCTTTACTACAGTTGGGCCCGTTTAGCAGCGGCGGTTTACCACGGGTTAGCCTACCACCAAGGAAAATTCGCCGAAATGCGAAAACGCTACAGTGAGCTAAAAGCATAA
- a CDS encoding polysaccharide pyruvyl transferase family protein: MENTTNTSVLKVGVLTFHRCINYGSYWQARCLAEGIQALGHNVVILDHDSHRVNLLEWTCAFQPVLPTSVPKSDYPLYREKILKFFRIFDSLPLSKRFDLENPDHMENYDVVVVGSDEVWNLSHPWFGGCSLFYGDGLKAKRLVSYAASFGNYDATWGMEPAWAEKLRNFNNISVRDANSQAIIKNALGFEPEMVLDPCLQFPVHPDARPLNHLQKPYIAVYGHNFTESFASEIRHYANKKGLPLISIGYRNDWADEQWLTADPHDFANFMAQAEAVVTNFFHGCVFALRNAKPFVCETTPYRRYKLQGLMAKIGGEHHLIPEGTPAQVYEARLSEPLNPEILQKINQLRQTSNAYLDSALGTKQLQFA, encoded by the coding sequence TTGGAGAATACTACAAATACATCTGTTTTAAAAGTTGGAGTTTTAACCTTTCATCGCTGTATTAATTACGGTAGTTATTGGCAGGCGCGTTGTTTAGCAGAGGGTATACAGGCACTTGGCCACAATGTTGTTATTTTAGATCATGATTCACACCGGGTAAATTTGCTGGAGTGGACATGTGCTTTTCAACCGGTTTTGCCTACTTCGGTGCCAAAATCTGATTACCCGCTTTACCGCGAGAAAATTCTTAAATTCTTTCGCATTTTTGATTCGCTGCCGCTTTCTAAAAGATTTGACTTAGAAAACCCGGATCACATGGAAAACTACGATGTAGTAGTAGTGGGGAGCGACGAAGTATGGAATTTATCGCATCCATGGTTTGGCGGTTGTTCATTGTTTTACGGCGATGGCCTAAAGGCAAAACGATTAGTTTCTTACGCGGCTAGTTTTGGCAATTACGATGCTACCTGGGGAATGGAACCAGCCTGGGCTGAAAAACTGCGCAATTTTAATAATATATCTGTGCGCGATGCCAACTCACAAGCCATTATTAAAAATGCACTTGGCTTTGAGCCTGAAATGGTTTTAGATCCTTGTCTGCAATTTCCGGTTCACCCGGATGCCCGGCCTTTAAACCACTTGCAGAAACCTTATATCGCCGTTTACGGTCATAATTTTACGGAATCGTTTGCCAGTGAAATTCGCCATTACGCAAATAAAAAAGGGTTGCCGCTCATAAGTATTGGGTACCGGAATGACTGGGCCGATGAACAATGGCTCACCGCCGATCCGCACGATTTTGCCAACTTTATGGCGCAGGCGGAAGCGGTAGTTACTAACTTTTTTCACGGTTGTGTTTTTGCCTTGCGCAATGCCAAACCTTTTGTTTGCGAAACTACTCCTTACCGGCGGTATAAATTACAAGGCTTAATGGCTAAAATTGGGGGCGAACATCATTTGATTCCGGAAGGAACACCCGCCCAGGTGTATGAGGCACGATTAAGTGAACCTTTAAACCCGGAAATTCTACAAAAAATTAATCAACTTCGTCAAACTTCCAACGCGTACCTTGATAGTGCTTTGGGAACAAAACAATTACAATTTGCATGA
- a CDS encoding histidine phosphatase family protein: MITLLLIRHATTDAVGKHLSGRAPGVLLNKEGQNQAQNLAQRLSGLPIKAIYSSPLERAFQTAEPLAQLFQLTTQINEDFIELNFGDWTNAAFTDLQNDVHFKRFNSFRSVTRIPGGELMLEAQIRMVNGLQKLCSQHPNHTVAVVSHSDLIKATIAYYAGIPLDLFQRLEISPASVSVIQIFEETARILLVNSTSEIPT; encoded by the coding sequence ATGATTACACTTCTTCTAATCCGGCATGCCACCACCGATGCTGTAGGAAAACATCTTTCGGGCCGGGCACCGGGAGTACTATTAAATAAAGAAGGCCAAAACCAGGCGCAAAATTTAGCGCAACGGCTTTCTGGTTTGCCCATCAAGGCTATTTACAGCAGTCCGCTGGAACGAGCCTTTCAAACGGCCGAACCATTAGCTCAATTATTTCAGCTTACCACCCAGATTAATGAGGACTTTATCGAGCTAAATTTTGGCGATTGGACGAATGCTGCCTTTACCGATCTTCAAAACGATGTGCATTTTAAACGGTTTAATTCTTTTCGGAGCGTTACGCGAATTCCCGGCGGCGAGTTAATGTTGGAAGCCCAAATCCGCATGGTAAATGGACTTCAGAAATTATGTTCGCAACATCCAAACCACACAGTAGCCGTAGTAAGCCACTCCGATTTAATTAAAGCTACAATTGCGTATTATGCCGGCATTCCCCTTGACTTGTTTCAACGGCTTGAAATTAGCCCGGCTTCGGTGAGTGTTATTCAGATTTTTGAAGAAACCGCCCGAATTTTATTAGTAAATAGCACCAGCGAAATTCCAACTTAA
- a CDS encoding inositol-3-phosphate synthase, protein MHNTIEKAAGKLGILTPGLGAVATTLIAGVEAVKKNLAQPVGSLTQMGNIRLGKRTENRFPKIKDFVPLADLNDIVFGGWDVYSDNVFEAAMKAKVLEPMLLHAVKAELEAIKPMKAVFDRSYISNLDGDHVKQAATKADLAKMVMDDIENFKEANDCARLVIVWCGSTEIYLEPSAVHETIENFEEGLRNNHPAIAPSMIYAYAAIKLGVPFMNGAPNLTCDIPALIQLAKQTETPIGGKDFKTGQTLMKTILAPGLQARALGIKGWFSSNILGNRDGYVLDHPDNFKTKEVSKLSVLEDILQPEMNPELYGEIYHKVRINYYPPHGDNKESWDNIDIFGWLGYSMQIKINFLCRDSILAAPIVLDLALFSDLAKRAGMSGIQEWLSFYFKSPQTAPDLRPEHDIFKQLIKLQNTLRHMMGEDLITHLGLDYYQDLMEAM, encoded by the coding sequence ATGCACAATACCATAGAGAAAGCAGCAGGAAAGCTTGGTATATTAACCCCAGGGTTAGGAGCGGTAGCCACCACCCTTATTGCGGGAGTAGAAGCAGTAAAAAAGAATTTGGCCCAACCCGTTGGTTCCTTAACCCAAATGGGGAACATTCGGTTAGGAAAAAGAACCGAAAATCGTTTTCCCAAAATTAAGGATTTTGTACCTCTGGCCGACTTAAACGATATTGTTTTTGGTGGCTGGGACGTATATAGCGATAATGTGTTTGAGGCGGCCATGAAAGCCAAAGTTTTGGAGCCCATGCTTTTGCACGCGGTAAAAGCCGAACTGGAGGCAATTAAGCCCATGAAAGCGGTGTTCGACCGGTCTTACATTTCTAACCTGGATGGCGATCATGTAAAACAAGCTGCTACCAAAGCCGATCTGGCTAAAATGGTAATGGATGATATCGAAAATTTTAAGGAAGCCAATGATTGTGCGCGCCTGGTAATCGTATGGTGCGGTTCTACCGAAATTTACCTGGAGCCATCGGCAGTGCACGAAACTATAGAAAATTTTGAAGAAGGCTTAAGGAATAATCACCCGGCCATTGCTCCTTCTATGATTTATGCGTATGCCGCCATTAAGCTGGGAGTGCCTTTTATGAACGGAGCACCTAATTTAACTTGCGACATTCCGGCTTTAATTCAGTTAGCTAAGCAAACCGAAACACCTATTGGCGGTAAAGATTTTAAAACCGGTCAAACTTTAATGAAAACCATTTTGGCCCCTGGCTTGCAGGCCCGGGCTTTAGGTATTAAAGGCTGGTTCTCTTCTAATATTCTGGGTAACCGCGATGGCTATGTTTTAGATCATCCGGATAACTTTAAAACTAAAGAAGTTTCGAAGTTGAGCGTGCTGGAAGATATTTTGCAACCGGAAATGAATCCTGAATTATACGGCGAAATTTACCACAAAGTACGGATTAACTATTACCCTCCTCACGGCGATAATAAAGAAAGCTGGGACAATATTGATATTTTTGGTTGGTTGGGTTACTCCATGCAAATCAAAATTAACTTTTTATGCCGCGACTCTATTTTAGCGGCCCCAATCGTGTTGGATTTAGCTTTATTTAGTGATTTGGCTAAAAGAGCTGGTATGTCTGGTATACAGGAGTGGTTATCTTTTTACTTTAAATCACCGCAAACGGCTCCGGATCTTCGCCCTGAACACGATATTTTTAAGCAATTAATAAAGCTGCAAAACACCTTACGCCACATGATGGGCGAAGACTTAATTACTCACTTAGGTTTAGACTATTATCAAGATCTAATGGAAGCTATGTAA
- a CDS encoding NAD-dependent epimerase/dehydratase family protein, producing the protein MTKKVLITGGAGFIGSHLADELLNFGYEVRALDNLSEQVHGKNCQRPEYLNPEVELIVGDVRDKKVVLEALEGVSAVFHFAAMVGVGQSMYEIREYTDVNNTGTAVLLECLSQKPVEKLVVASSMSIYGEGLYRNAAGELVTAMERPLEQLKSGRWEVLDENGEELNPIPTSESKMPCLSSVYALSKYDQERMSLIVGRAYSIPTVAMRFFNVYGTRQALSNPYTGVLAIFASRFLNDNPPMIFEDGQQQRDFVHVRDVALACRLALETPEADGKVFNVGSGNNYTISEISERLAQVLGKEHLKAQITGKYRVGDIRHCYSDISLAKEVLGFYPQVDFNSGLSELAEWLEGQIAHDRVNEASAELAARGLTV; encoded by the coding sequence ATGACGAAGAAAGTATTGATTACGGGAGGTGCCGGGTTTATCGGGTCGCACCTGGCTGACGAATTACTAAATTTTGGGTATGAAGTGAGAGCGTTAGATAACCTTTCGGAACAAGTACACGGAAAAAATTGCCAGCGCCCTGAATATTTGAATCCGGAAGTAGAATTGATCGTTGGCGATGTGCGGGACAAGAAAGTTGTTCTGGAAGCCTTGGAAGGCGTAAGTGCGGTGTTTCATTTTGCCGCTATGGTAGGGGTTGGCCAGAGCATGTACGAAATCCGGGAATACACCGATGTAAATAATACCGGAACAGCCGTTTTACTCGAATGCTTATCGCAAAAACCCGTTGAGAAATTAGTAGTTGCCTCTAGCATGAGTATTTACGGCGAAGGTTTATACAGAAATGCCGCCGGCGAATTAGTAACAGCCATGGAGCGACCGCTGGAACAATTAAAAAGCGGCCGGTGGGAAGTGCTTGACGAAAATGGCGAAGAACTAAATCCTATTCCTACTTCAGAATCTAAAATGCCGTGCCTGTCATCGGTTTATGCTTTATCTAAATACGACCAGGAGCGCATGAGTTTAATTGTGGGCCGGGCGTATAGTATTCCTACCGTGGCCATGCGTTTCTTTAATGTTTACGGCACCCGTCAGGCTTTATCAAACCCGTATACCGGCGTATTAGCCATTTTTGCTTCCCGGTTCCTGAACGATAATCCGCCTATGATTTTTGAAGATGGGCAACAGCAACGTGATTTTGTGCACGTGCGCGATGTTGCATTAGCTTGTCGTTTAGCTCTGGAAACCCCCGAAGCCGATGGTAAAGTATTTAACGTAGGTAGTGGTAACAATTACACCATTTCTGAAATTTCGGAACGTTTGGCCCAGGTTTTAGGCAAAGAACACCTGAAAGCGCAAATTACGGGCAAGTACCGGGTAGGTGATATTCGGCATTGCTACTCTGATATTTCTTTAGCTAAAGAAGTTTTAGGTTTTTATCCGCAGGTAGATTTTAATAGTGGTTTATCAGAATTGGCCGAGTGGCTCGAAGGACAAATAGCGCACGACCGGGTAAATGAGGCAAGTGCCGAATTAGCCGCCCGGGGATTAACCGTGTAA
- a CDS encoding GDP-mannose 4,6-dehydratase: MDILSNNIENKNQPLVGLVEWFQPGEQARVEKVLAELKELGVTELRTGISWNSYTTPAGKDWYQWLLSRLAQQVKVLPCFHATPPALGVASLTSSPLTNPTEFADFLDVFITDLGGHFEWVELWDEPNNKLEYDYTLDNNWQRFTEMVSTAAQLAQQRGKKTVLGGMRPVDPNWLQLLFDRGAMQHIDAVGVHGFPNVFDLNWEGWEETIVKVKAVLNQNNSSAEIWITAAGFSTWQHDEYQQLEEFRNVLKTTANKVFWYSVHDLDPDSSSLSGFHVDEREYFFGLQRADGSPKLLYRLWAENGIKGLNKLTCIKQKTSFNSAGKYSLITGGAGFVGTNLAKRLLQEGKRVLILDNLSRTGVERNLQWLHDNYEERLEIYVGDIRDLPTVKKLMKNADQVFHFAAQVAVTTSLDLPINDFEINARGIINVLEAIRAQDNPPPLVFTSTNKVYGGLEDLLFIVDGSRYNPSDKTILKHGISEARPLDFHSPYGCSKGAADQYVIDYARTYNIPAVVFRMSCIYGPHQYGNEDQGWVAHFAIRAIENKPISIYGDGKQVRDVLFVEDLVDAFLLAQQHMPKISGQAFNIGGGPENTTSLLELLELIGEFQGQKVPLNFSDWRPGDQHYYVSDISKFKKATGWYPKNSVQVGVSKLYKWLCETRGIEVPVDFSLQEKNEVSKVVVA, encoded by the coding sequence ATGGATATACTTTCTAATAATATTGAAAATAAGAACCAGCCGCTAGTTGGTTTGGTAGAGTGGTTCCAGCCAGGAGAGCAAGCCCGGGTCGAAAAAGTACTCGCCGAATTAAAAGAACTAGGAGTAACAGAATTGCGGACTGGTATTTCCTGGAACAGTTATACTACTCCGGCAGGTAAAGATTGGTACCAATGGCTGCTCTCCCGTTTAGCCCAGCAAGTAAAAGTATTGCCTTGTTTCCATGCTACTCCACCAGCTTTAGGTGTTGCCTCCCTAACTTCTTCTCCTTTAACTAACCCAACTGAATTTGCTGATTTTTTAGATGTTTTTATAACAGATTTAGGCGGGCATTTTGAATGGGTAGAACTCTGGGACGAGCCGAATAACAAACTGGAATACGATTATACGCTCGATAATAATTGGCAACGGTTTACCGAAATGGTAAGTACTGCCGCTCAATTAGCGCAACAACGTGGTAAGAAAACGGTATTGGGAGGCATGCGTCCGGTAGATCCTAACTGGTTGCAGCTCCTATTCGACAGAGGTGCAATGCAGCATATAGATGCCGTTGGAGTGCACGGGTTCCCCAATGTGTTTGATTTAAATTGGGAAGGTTGGGAAGAAACTATTGTTAAAGTAAAAGCAGTATTAAATCAAAATAATTCTTCTGCTGAAATCTGGATTACTGCGGCCGGTTTTTCGACCTGGCAGCACGATGAGTACCAACAATTAGAGGAATTTCGGAATGTTTTAAAAACTACCGCTAATAAAGTCTTTTGGTATAGTGTTCATGATCTTGACCCGGATTCATCTTCCCTAAGTGGTTTTCATGTGGATGAACGCGAATATTTCTTCGGTTTACAACGCGCCGATGGCAGTCCTAAATTATTGTACCGGCTTTGGGCAGAAAACGGCATAAAAGGCTTAAACAAACTAACCTGCATTAAACAAAAAACCAGTTTTAACTCCGCCGGAAAATATAGCTTAATTACTGGCGGTGCCGGATTTGTAGGGACTAATTTAGCTAAACGCTTATTGCAGGAAGGAAAACGGGTTTTAATTTTAGATAACCTTTCCCGTACCGGCGTTGAAAGAAATTTACAATGGCTACACGACAACTACGAAGAACGGTTAGAAATTTACGTGGGTGATATTCGTGATTTACCTACGGTTAAAAAGCTCATGAAAAATGCCGATCAGGTATTTCATTTTGCCGCTCAGGTTGCCGTAACTACTTCCTTAGATTTACCTATTAATGATTTTGAAATAAATGCCCGCGGCATTATCAACGTTCTGGAAGCTATCCGGGCCCAAGATAATCCGCCGCCACTGGTATTTACCTCAACCAATAAAGTATACGGTGGCCTCGAAGATTTACTATTTATTGTCGATGGCTCCCGCTATAATCCTTCGGATAAAACTATTCTGAAACACGGTATCAGCGAGGCGCGACCTTTAGATTTTCATAGCCCTTACGGCTGCTCTAAAGGTGCCGCCGACCAATATGTAATTGATTATGCCCGTACCTATAATATTCCGGCAGTAGTTTTCCGGATGAGCTGCATTTACGGTCCGCACCAATACGGTAACGAAGACCAGGGTTGGGTAGCCCACTTTGCCATTCGCGCCATCGAAAACAAACCCATCAGCATTTACGGCGACGGCAAACAAGTGCGGGATGTATTGTTTGTAGAAGATTTAGTAGATGCTTTCTTGTTGGCGCAGCAGCACATGCCTAAAATTTCTGGTCAGGCCTTTAACATTGGCGGCGGTCCGGAAAATACCACCAGCTTACTCGAATTGTTAGAGCTTATCGGCGAATTCCAAGGCCAGAAAGTACCGTTAAATTTCAGTGATTGGCGGCCCGGTGATCAACATTATTACGTTTCGGATATTAGTAAATTTAAAAAAGCAACCGGTTGGTATCCCAAAAATTCAGTACAAGTTGGGGTGTCTAAACTGTATAAGTGGTTATGCGAAACCCGGGGTATAGAAGTACCCGTTGATTTCTCTCTGCAGGAAAAAAATGAAGTGTCTAAAGTAGTTGTTGCTTAA
- a CDS encoding MDR/zinc-dependent alcohol dehydrogenase-like family protein: MNPEVVALPEIADKISTMRAAVVVAPQIIEITEVQLPEPGPTQIRLKMEGCGLCASNIPVWQGREWFTYPIEAGNPGHEGWGTVDAIGKDVTHVQVGERIAAITYNAYAEYDLAEAESIVKLPASFNGIPFPGEPLGCAINIFKRSGIQVGQTVAIIGIGFLGALLIQLAKNAGAKVIALSQRDFSLKIAQDCGADEIVKLDDHWQIIEKVKNLTGGTFCPRVIECTGKEWPLNLAGELTAERGKLIIAGYHQDGMRAVNVQLWNWRGLDVINAHERDPKIYLQGMHEAVDAVLSGRMNPQPLYTHTFPFENIAEAFQVLQNRPDGFMKALIKF; this comes from the coding sequence ATGAATCCAGAAGTAGTTGCCTTACCTGAAATAGCTGATAAAATATCAACCATGCGGGCTGCCGTTGTAGTAGCTCCGCAAATCATAGAAATTACCGAAGTACAATTACCTGAACCCGGACCAACCCAGATACGCCTTAAAATGGAGGGCTGTGGCCTTTGCGCTTCCAATATTCCTGTTTGGCAAGGCCGCGAATGGTTTACTTACCCCATTGAGGCCGGTAATCCGGGCCATGAAGGTTGGGGAACAGTAGATGCTATCGGGAAAGACGTAACACATGTACAAGTTGGGGAACGCATAGCCGCTATTACGTATAACGCGTACGCCGAATACGATTTGGCGGAAGCTGAATCTATAGTAAAATTACCTGCTTCATTTAATGGAATTCCTTTTCCGGGTGAGCCGTTAGGCTGTGCAATCAACATTTTTAAACGGTCTGGTATTCAAGTTGGACAAACAGTAGCTATTATTGGCATTGGTTTTTTAGGCGCTTTGTTAATTCAATTAGCTAAAAACGCGGGTGCTAAAGTTATTGCTCTGTCGCAGCGCGATTTTTCTTTAAAAATTGCGCAAGATTGTGGGGCCGATGAAATTGTTAAGCTCGATGACCATTGGCAAATAATTGAAAAAGTAAAAAATTTAACCGGAGGAACATTTTGCCCGCGCGTAATTGAATGTACCGGGAAAGAGTGGCCATTAAACTTAGCCGGTGAATTAACCGCTGAACGCGGTAAATTAATAATAGCCGGTTATCACCAGGATGGAATGCGTGCGGTAAACGTGCAACTTTGGAACTGGCGGGGCCTCGACGTAATTAATGCCCACGAACGCGACCCCAAAATTTACCTGCAAGGCATGCACGAGGCGGTAGATGCCGTTTTATCCGGACGGATGAATCCGCAACCGCTTTATACCCATACCTTTCCCTTCGAAAATATAGCCGAAGCTTTCCAAGTGCTCCAAAACCGACCCGACGGATTCATGAAAGCACTCATTAAATTTTAG